The DNA segment CGGAAGGTTTTGGCAGGGCGACGATGCGGGCCTGGCGCGGATTGAGATGCTGGGTGAAGCGGGCGATGGTGCCGCCCTTGCCGGCGCCGTCGCGCCCCTCGAAGACGATGACGATGCGCTCGCGATGGCTTGCGGCCCAGCGCATCAGCTTCTGCAGCTCGATCTGCAGGGGTTCCATCTCGCGGGCATAAGGCTTGCGCTTCATCCGCTTGCCGTAAGGGTAGTCGCCGCTGTGATAGGCGGCGTCGACGATCGCTTCCGGCAGGGTGTCGGCCTCGATGTCGAAGTCCTTCGCCTGCTTTGGCCCGGAGCGCGGCCTGGCCCGTCGCGCCGCTTTCGCCGAAGGGAGCTCGATGACGTTCTTCACGCGTGCGCCCGAAATCTTCTTCGCCATCGTCCGCTCTCCGCTGTCCCACGCCACCTGAATAGCCCAGGGCTTCGCGGCAGGGAATTGACGCTTCCGCCACTTATGCGCAGGAAGGACCGTGCCGGTAACCGCCGGCCGCTTCGGACGTTCCATGATCGATATCGCGGTCCTTCCCGCGGCAACCGCCCGCAACCTGATCGAGGCGCTCGGCGCGGCCGTCGTCCTGCTCGACGCCCAGGGCGTCGTGCAGGCGCTGAGCCCGGCGATGCAGGCGCTGATGCCAGGGCTTTCCGCCGGCAAGCCGCTGGCGCTGGTGCTGCGCGACCCCGATCTCAACGACGCCATCGAGGAAGTCGCGCGCGGGGGCGGCCGCAGGAGCGTCGAGCTCGTCGAGCGGGTACCGCTCGAGCGCACCTTCCGCATCCAGATCGCGGCGCTGGGCGAGGGCGGCGAGCGGCATGCGACGCTCCTGACCTTCCAGGACCTGAGCGAGCAGCGCGTGATCGAGCGCATGCGCGTCGACTTCGTCGCCAATGCCAGCCACGAGCTGCGTACGCCCTTGGCTTCGCTCATCGGCTTCGTCGAGACCTTGCAGGGGCCGGCACGCGACGACGAGCGGGCGCGGGCGCGCTTCCTCGCCATCATGCGCGAGCAGGGCCTGCGGATGGCGCGGCTCGTCGACGACCTGCTCTCGCTGTCGCGCATCGAGCAGCGCGCCCATGTCGCGCCCGACAAGCCGGTGGATCTTGCCGGTATCGCCCGCGAGATCGTCGATTCGCTGGCCTTGATGGCACGCGAGCGCGAGGTCGCGCTGACGCTGCGGGCGCCGCGCGAGGCGGTGCAGGTGCCCGGCGACCGCGACGAGCTCTTGCGGCTGACGGAGAACCTGGTCGAGAACGCCATCAAATACGGCAAGCGCGGCGGTGAGGTTACGATCACGGTGGAGGCGCACGAGGCAGAGGCCAGCATCTGCGTGCGCGACGACGGGCCGGGCATCGCGCCCGAGCATCTGCCGCGCCTGACCGAGCGCTTCTACCGGATCGACACGGCCGCCAGCCGCGAGGCCGGCGGCACGGGGCTGGGCCTGGCCATCGTCAAGCATATCGTGCTGCGCCATCGCGGCCGGCTGACGATCGGGAGCAATCCGGGGGAGGGCGCGGCCTTCACGGCGATCCTGCCGCGTTTCGAGGCCAGATCGTAGGCTGGGGAGTTTCCATCGAACCACGCCGTCATCCCGGGCTTGCCCCGCAATTCATGCCGGAGCGTATCCGGGGAGCGTCAGGTTCGAGAATGAGCCAGAAGTACCGACTGCCTTTATCCTGACAGGCGCGTTATACTGACGCCGCATCCCGGCTCTGGGACTATCGAGACGCGCCAAGCCATGGCTGATAACGTCATAAGCACCTTGGCGGGGCATTTCGGTATCTGCACGAAGCCTTGAAGCGCTTTGCGGCCGATCTGGAGCGATGCCTTCAGATCCCCGAGAGTACACGTCCGATCCAGATATCACGGCGCACTAAGTCGGCTGCGATTTGGGTGAAGGTTTCACCGACGAAGCGCGCGGCCGGGCTGATCGGTCGATCCGCCGGATAGGCGAGAACGAGCCTGCGGCTGGGCGTGGGATCAACCAACGGATATGCATGGACGGAGCCGGCTTGGACGAGCCCGTAAATCGGGGCCAAAGGCAGTACGGTCGAGCCAAATCCATTGCGGACGAGATCGATCATAGCCCCGAAAGAGTCCGCTTCGATTTGAGCGCGAAGAGAAATACCCACTTGCCGTGCGCACTCATCGACGATCATGCGCAAGCCATGGTGGGGGCTTGGCAGAATGAGAGACACATTGACGAGGTCGGAGAACCGGCGCGGACCTCCAATGGGCAATTCGCCACGCCCGGCGCTGACCAGCATAAGCTCTTCGAGCATGACGGGAACAATGCGAAGGGAACGTTGAGGTTTCGGATCGTACGAAACAGCGAGCTCCAGTTCGCCACGTTGTAGCCAGTCAAGAAGATGTCCGCTGAAGGCAGAGGCGAGTCGTATCCCGAGTTGTGGGTGTGTCTCGCGAAGCCGACTGACGAGCGGCACGGTAACGATCTCCGCTACCGTCGGTGTGGTACCGACCTTTACCGTGCCCCGTAGCGAGGTTCCGCTGCTCCCGGTGGCGGAGCGGATCGCTTCCATCTCGGCAAGGATCCGCGACGCATGCTCCAAGACTTCTCGGCCAATATCGGTGATGACCATGCCGCGGCCATGTCGTTCGAACAATTGTACGCCGAGCTCGCTCTCAAGCTGCCGAATCTGCCGGCTTAACGCGGGCTGGACGATGTGCAGCCTTTCGGAGGCGCGGCTGAGGCTGCCGAGCTCGGCTACGTGGATCAAGGTCTTGAGCTGGGCGATATCCATGACGGGTGACTGCTGGCAAATGCGGGTAGAGCGAAGCTTGAGGCAAGCGGCAGGGCCGGCCGAGGAACAGCTCTCAATCTAAAAATGCTGGACGCGTTACACCGGCATTGAATGGCCGATGTGACCCCCAGCTGCCAAACTTTCCGCCAATACGTGCCACATCACCGCATGTGGTGCCACTGTCAGTGCAGCTCGAGAGAAGCCGCGCGGCCTTCGTGACGGATTGTCATTCGGCTGTCATACGGACGGTGTCTGTGGGAGCCGCTGACAACAGCGACCAGATGAGGACCCCTCACATGCGCAAGATTCTCGTTCTCGCGGCGCTCGCCGCCGGGATCGCCGGTTCCGCCCAGGCCGCCGACATCACCGGCGCCGGCGCGACCTTTCCCTTCCCGATCTATGCCAAATGGGCCGAAGCCTACAAGAAGGAGACCGGAACGGGTCTGAACTACCAGTCGATCGGCTCGGGCGGCGGCATCCGCCAGATCAAGGCGAAAACCGTGGCTTTCGGCGCCACCGACGCGCCGCTCAAGGGCGACGATCTCGCCAAGAGCGGCCTCGTCCAGTTCCCGACCGTGATGGGCGGTGTCGTTCCGGTCGTCAACATCGCCGGCGTCGAGCCGGGCAAGCTCAAGCTCTCGGGCGATATCCTCGCGCAGATCTATCTGGGTGAGATCAAGAAGTGGAACGACCCGAAGATCGCCGCGCTGAACGCCGGCCTCACCCTGCCGGAAGCCAACATCAACCCGGTCTACCGCTCGGACGGCTCGGGCACGACCTTCGTCTTCACCGACTATCTCTCGAAGGTCTCGGCCGACTGGAAGTCGAAGATCGGCGCCAACCAGTCGGTGCAGTGGCCGGTCGGCATCGGCGGCAAGGGCAACGAGGGCGTCTCGGCCTCGGTCAAGCAGGTCGCCAACGCGATCGGCTATGTCGAATACGCCTATGCCAAGCAGAACAAGCTCTCCCACGCGCTGGTGAAGAACGCCGACGGCGCCTTCCCGGCTCCGGAGGAGAAGGCCTTCCAGGCGGCGGCCGCCAATGCCGACTGGCAGGCGCAGCCGGGCTTCGGCATCTCGCTCAACGACCAGAAGGGCGCGCAGGCCTGGCCGATCACCTCGGCGACCTTCATCCTGGTTCCCGCCAAGCCCGAGAAGCCGGCCGAGGTGCAGGAAGCGCTGAAGTTCTTCGACTGGGCCTACAAGTCCGGGGACAAGCTGGCGAGCGAGCTCGACTATGTCGCCCTGCCGGCCAAGGTGAAGGACGAGGTCAGGGCCGCCTGGAAGGGCGTGACCGACAATTCCGGCAAGCCGATCTTCTGATCGGCGCCGAACCCCACCGGAGCCCGAGCGGAATGACCGCAGCAACCGACATGACGCGCATGCCCTCGGCGATGCCTGCCCGCAGGACGCCGAAGGCGGGTTTCGATCGCGTCTTCCGCCATGCCAGCTTCGGGGCGGCGCTTCTGGTGCTGGTGATGCTCGCCGGCATCATGGCGGCGATGGTCGCCGGCGGCTGGCCGGCCTTGCGCGAATTCGGCCCGGGCTTCATCACCTCCAGCGTCTGGGACACCCAGAACGAGCAATACGGCGCCTGGCCGGCGATCGCCGGCACGCTCTCGACGGCGCTGATCGCGCTCATGATCGGCGTGCCGCTCTCGCTCGGCATCGCCGTCTACCTGACGCAGCTCGCCCCGCCCTGGTTCAGGAAGCCGGTTTCGACCGCGATCGAGCTGCTCGCCGCCGTGCCCTCGATCATCTACGGCATGTGGGGCCTGTTCGTCTTCGTGCCGCTGTTTGCGGCCTATGTGCAGGTCCCGCTCTCGAACCTCGTCGAGGGCATGCCGGTCGTCGGCACCATCCTCTATGCGCGCTCGCCCTCGGGACTGGGCATCTTCACGGCCGGCATCATCCTGGCCTTCATGATCATCCCGTTCATCGCCTCGATCACCCGCGACATGCTGGAGCAGATCCCCTCCGTGCTGCGCGAGAGCGCCTATGGCATCGGCGCGACGACCTGGGAAGTCGTGCGCCATGTGCTGGTGCCGCAGGCCGGCGCCTCGATCATCGGCGCGATCATGCTGGGGCTCGGCCGCGCGCTCGGCGAGACGATGGCGGTCACCTTCGTCGTCGGCAACGCCAACCGGCTCTCGGCCTCGATCCTCGATCCGGGCTCGACCATCGCCTCGCGCATCGCCAACGAGTTCAACGAGGCGCTGGGCCTGCAGCTCAACGCGCTGATCGCGCTGGGCTGCATCCTGTTCTTCGTCACCTTCGTCGTCCTCGTCATCGCGCGGCTGCTCGTCGCCCGCGTCAAGCGCTACTGAGGTCTTGCCCATGACCCTGACGACCACGCCCCGCGACCTGCCCCGCCAGCCCTGGGGGCGGGTGCGCCGCTCGCGCCGCACCGCCGACCGGCTGATGAGGGTGACCGCCGCCGGCTTCACCCTCATTGCCGTCTTCGTGCTGTTCTGGATCCTCGGCATGCTTTTCGTGAAGGGTATCGGCGGACTTTCGCTCACGACCTTCACCGCGATCACGCCCGGCCCCGGCACCGAGGGCGGCGGGCTTGCCAACGCCATCGTCGGCTCCTTCGTGCTGACCTTCCTCGGCATCGCGATCGCGACCCCGATCGGCGTGCTGGCCGGGACCTGGCTCGCCGAGTACGGGCGCGGCTCGCAGCTCGCGAACCTGATCCGCTTCATCAACGACATCCTGCTCTCGGCGCCGTCGATCCTGATCGGCCTGTTCGTCTACGTCATCCTGGTCGAGCCCTTCCGCGGCTATTCCGGCTGGGCGGGCGGCGTCGCGCTCGGCATCATCGCGATCCCCGTGATCGTGCGCACCACCGAGGATATGCTGAACCTCGTTCCCGGCCCCTTGCGCGAGGCCTGCGCTGCGCTCGGCGCCCCGCCTTCCGTGGTGATCACCAGCGTGACCTGGCGGGCCGCCAAGGCCGGGATGGTCACCGGCATCCTGCTCGCGCTCGCCCGCATCGCCGGCGAGACGGCGCCGCTCCTCTTCACCGCGCTCAACAACAATTTCTGGTTCTCGCCCTCGCTCGTCGGCGGCGTCTCGAACCTGCCGGTGACGATCTACCAGTTCGCCTCCGCCCCTTACGAGAACTGGCAACAGCTCGCCTGGGCGGGCTCGCTGATCATCACGGTCTCGATCCTCGTGCTCTCGCTCGTCGCCCGGCGCATCGTCGCCGGTGGCAAGTAGGGCTTGAAAACCAACCCGGTCGCCCGCGACCCTGAGGACTTAATGTCGATGCTCTCGACCCTTGAAACCTCCCCGCAGACGCTCGATGCCGAAGCGCCCGTCCGGATCGCGGTCCGGAACCTCGATTTCTACTATGGCGAGCACAAGGCGCTGAAGAACGTCAATCTCGACTTCCGCGACCGCCATGCCACGGCGCTGATCGGCCCCTCCGGCTGCGGCAAGTCGACCCTGCTGCGCATCTTCAACCGGATCTACTCGCTCTATCCGGAGCAGCGGGCGACCGGCGAGGTCATGCTCGACGGCCGCAACGTCATCTCCAACGACATCGACGTGAACGAGCTGCGCTCGCGCGTCGGCATGGTCTTCCAGAAGCCGACGCCCTTCCCGATGTCGATCTACGACAACGTCGCCTTCGGCATCCGCCTCTACGAGAAGCCGCCGAAATCCGAGCTCGACGACCGCGTCGAGGGCGCGCTGCGCCGCGCCGCGCTCTGGGACGAGGTCAAGGACAAGCTCAGGAGCTCCGGCATGGGCCTCTCCGGCGGCCAGCAGCAGCGCTTATGCATCGCGCGCACCATCGCCCAGAAGCCGGAGGTGATCCTGTTCGACGAACCGACCTCGGCGCTCGACCCGATCTCGACCGGCAAGATCGAGGATCTGCTGGAGCAGCTCAGGAGCGACTTCACCATCGCGATCGTGACGCACAACATGCAGCAGGCGGCGCGCATCTCGCAGTACACCGCGTTCATGTATCTCGGCGAGGTGATCGAATTCGCGCCGACCAACACCATCTTCATGAACCCGGCCAAGAAGCAGACGCAGGACTACGTCACCGGCCGGTTCGGCTGAGCGATACTTATTTTTGCATCGGCTTTTCCGAAAACCGCCCACCACTTTTCGGGCCGATGCACCAGAGGACAGCACCATGACCGAGCACATCGTCCGCTCCTACGACGCCGATCTCGAGGGCATCCGCCGCAGCCTCGCCGAGATGGGCGGCATGGCCGAGCGCATGCTGGGCGATTCGACCGTCGCGCTGCTGCGCGGCGACACCGCGCTCGCCCAGAAGATCATCGCCGCCGACCAGCGCCTCGACAACCTCCAGCGCGAGGTCGAGGAGAAGGCGGTGCTCACCATCGCGCGCCGCCAGCCGCTGGCGCAGGACCTGCGCGAGCTGATCTCGGCGATAAGGCTCGCTTCCGACATCGAGCGCGTCGGCGATCTCGCCAAGAACATCGCCAAGCGCGCCGTCGCCATCGCCGGCCAGTTCCAGCCGCCGCATCGCGCCGTCGTCGGGCTGGAGCATATCAGCCGCCTGGTGCAGGCGCAGCTCAAGGACGTGCTCGACGCCTATGCCGCGACCAACGAGCAGAAGGCGCTCGACGTCTGGCGCCGCGACGACGAGATCGACGCGCTCTACACCTCGCTGTTCCGCGAACTCCTGACCTATATGATGGAGGACCCGCGCAACATCACCTTCTGTACGCATCTCTTGTTCTGCGCCAAGAACCTCGAGCGCATCGGCGACCACACCACCAACATCGCCGAGACGATCCATTACCTCGTCACCGGCGATTCCCTCGACGGCAACCGGCCGAAGCTCGATACGACCAATATCGCGGTCGAAGCGGTTACGGGGAAGTGAGGGTAAGGCTAGCATGGCCGCACGCATCCTGATCGTCGAGGACGAGGAGCCGCTGACCCTGCTGCTGCGCTACAACCTCGAGGCCGAGGGCTTCGAGGTCGACAGCGTCGCGCGTGGCGACGAGGCGGAGCTGCATCTGCGCGACCACACGCCCGATCTCATCCTGCTCGACTGGATGCTGCCGGGGCTCTCCGGCATCGAGCTCTGCCGGCGGCTGCGCGCGCGGCGCGGCACCGAGCGCGTGCCGATCATCATGCTGACGGCGCGCGGCGAGGAGACCGAGCGGGTGCGCGGGCTCGCCACCGGCGCCGACGACTATGTCGTGAAGCCGTTCTCGCTGCCGGAGCTGATCGCGCGCATCCAGGCGCTGCTGCGCCGCGCCAAGCCCGGCCATGTCGCCGGCCTCCTGACCGCCGGCGACCTCGAGCTCGACCGCACGACGCGGCGCGTGCGGCGGGCGGGCAGCGAGCTCCATCTCGGGCCGACCGAGTTCCGCCTGCTCGAATTCCTGATGCAGGCGCCCGGCCGCGTCTATTCGCGCGCGCAGCTCCTCGACGCGGTCTGGGGCCGCGACGTCTATATCGACGAGCGCACCGTCGACGTCCATGTCGGGCGGCTGCGCAAGGCGATCACGCCCGGCGACGCCAAGGACCCGCTGCGCACCGTGCGCGGGGCCGGCTATGCCTTCGACGAGACCTTCGCGCGCGGCTGAAGGGTGCGCTCAGGCGTTCGGGCCGCCCTCGATGTCGCCGGCCCAGGCCAGCGCCTTGCCGTAGTCCTCGGGCTTGAAGGCGCGCACCGTGACGAAGGGGATCGCCGGGGAGAGCAGCTCGACGAAGCTGGTGAGCCAGCCCTTGTCGGTGATCACCGCCTCGCGCGGGAAGCGG comes from the Bosea sp. (in: a-proteobacteria) genome and includes:
- a CDS encoding ATP-binding protein, yielding MIDIAVLPAATARNLIEALGAAVVLLDAQGVVQALSPAMQALMPGLSAGKPLALVLRDPDLNDAIEEVARGGGRRSVELVERVPLERTFRIQIAALGEGGERHATLLTFQDLSEQRVIERMRVDFVANASHELRTPLASLIGFVETLQGPARDDERARARFLAIMREQGLRMARLVDDLLSLSRIEQRAHVAPDKPVDLAGIAREIVDSLALMAREREVALTLRAPREAVQVPGDRDELLRLTENLVENAIKYGKRGGEVTITVEAHEAEASICVRDDGPGIAPEHLPRLTERFYRIDTAASREAGGTGLGLAIVKHIVLRHRGRLTIGSNPGEGAAFTAILPRFEARS
- the phoB gene encoding phosphate regulon transcriptional regulator PhoB encodes the protein MAARILIVEDEEPLTLLLRYNLEAEGFEVDSVARGDEAELHLRDHTPDLILLDWMLPGLSGIELCRRLRARRGTERVPIIMLTARGEETERVRGLATGADDYVVKPFSLPELIARIQALLRRAKPGHVAGLLTAGDLELDRTTRRVRRAGSELHLGPTEFRLLEFLMQAPGRVYSRAQLLDAVWGRDVYIDERTVDVHVGRLRKAITPGDAKDPLRTVRGAGYAFDETFARG
- the phoU gene encoding phosphate signaling complex protein PhoU encodes the protein MTEHIVRSYDADLEGIRRSLAEMGGMAERMLGDSTVALLRGDTALAQKIIAADQRLDNLQREVEEKAVLTIARRQPLAQDLRELISAIRLASDIERVGDLAKNIAKRAVAIAGQFQPPHRAVVGLEHISRLVQAQLKDVLDAYAATNEQKALDVWRRDDEIDALYTSLFRELLTYMMEDPRNITFCTHLLFCAKNLERIGDHTTNIAETIHYLVTGDSLDGNRPKLDTTNIAVEAVTGK
- the pstA gene encoding phosphate ABC transporter permease PstA produces the protein MTLTTTPRDLPRQPWGRVRRSRRTADRLMRVTAAGFTLIAVFVLFWILGMLFVKGIGGLSLTTFTAITPGPGTEGGGLANAIVGSFVLTFLGIAIATPIGVLAGTWLAEYGRGSQLANLIRFINDILLSAPSILIGLFVYVILVEPFRGYSGWAGGVALGIIAIPVIVRTTEDMLNLVPGPLREACAALGAPPSVVITSVTWRAAKAGMVTGILLALARIAGETAPLLFTALNNNFWFSPSLVGGVSNLPVTIYQFASAPYENWQQLAWAGSLIITVSILVLSLVARRIVAGGK
- the pstS gene encoding phosphate ABC transporter substrate-binding protein PstS translates to MRKILVLAALAAGIAGSAQAADITGAGATFPFPIYAKWAEAYKKETGTGLNYQSIGSGGGIRQIKAKTVAFGATDAPLKGDDLAKSGLVQFPTVMGGVVPVVNIAGVEPGKLKLSGDILAQIYLGEIKKWNDPKIAALNAGLTLPEANINPVYRSDGSGTTFVFTDYLSKVSADWKSKIGANQSVQWPVGIGGKGNEGVSASVKQVANAIGYVEYAYAKQNKLSHALVKNADGAFPAPEEKAFQAAAANADWQAQPGFGISLNDQKGAQAWPITSATFILVPAKPEKPAEVQEALKFFDWAYKSGDKLASELDYVALPAKVKDEVRAAWKGVTDNSGKPIF
- a CDS encoding LysR substrate-binding domain-containing protein, with translation MDIAQLKTLIHVAELGSLSRASERLHIVQPALSRQIRQLESELGVQLFERHGRGMVITDIGREVLEHASRILAEMEAIRSATGSSGTSLRGTVKVGTTPTVAEIVTVPLVSRLRETHPQLGIRLASAFSGHLLDWLQRGELELAVSYDPKPQRSLRIVPVMLEELMLVSAGRGELPIGGPRRFSDLVNVSLILPSPHHGLRMIVDECARQVGISLRAQIEADSFGAMIDLVRNGFGSTVLPLAPIYGLVQAGSVHAYPLVDPTPSRRLVLAYPADRPISPAARFVGETFTQIAADLVRRDIWIGRVLSGI